The Spirosoma radiotolerans genome has a window encoding:
- a CDS encoding TlpA family protein disulfide reductase has product MKVFHFTLLLWLISVGPGFSQSIYQGTKPEALVTTASEKAFLAEFNTKFKPDFDATSQYAKLKTTGLDAWEMSLFDARKAQSTFYKSYPQADQFSKPFQQYINACIRWNYWHLLLAYPILRGDSQTAQPNVMSLPSVMVDDLATLSVNDETALPAEPYQNFLFFYVTYFNSKARNFAKYTPTDIQTSLTDKATFARQHLTANVYQYALARVLVENCDRVPPSSVRTVFDMLSKTPNAAGYIAAVKARCGEVMARKDEPVAAASKKKAIDPNAFSFTNEKGELVALDAFKGKVVYLDVWASWCGPCRAEFPFSKQLQERLTKKQKEQTVFLYLSIDDTEDVWKKALNSLQLSGEQGLSKGGWKSRTVQYFGIQSIPRYILINKNGQIIDANAKRPSQTDAILEDILKLIAE; this is encoded by the coding sequence ATGAAGGTATTTCACTTTACCCTACTCCTGTGGCTGATAAGCGTTGGACCGGGATTTTCCCAGTCCATTTACCAGGGTACCAAACCCGAAGCATTGGTTACGACAGCGTCCGAAAAAGCCTTTCTGGCGGAGTTCAATACAAAATTTAAACCTGATTTTGACGCAACCAGCCAATACGCCAAACTCAAGACCACTGGTCTGGACGCATGGGAAATGAGCCTTTTCGACGCTCGTAAAGCCCAGTCTACGTTCTATAAAAGTTATCCTCAGGCTGATCAGTTTTCGAAACCATTTCAGCAATACATTAACGCCTGTATCCGTTGGAACTACTGGCATTTGCTGTTGGCCTATCCCATACTTCGGGGTGATAGCCAAACCGCCCAGCCGAATGTGATGTCGCTGCCATCGGTCATGGTCGACGATTTAGCCACCCTCTCTGTGAACGATGAAACGGCGCTTCCGGCCGAACCGTATCAGAATTTTCTATTTTTCTACGTCACGTATTTCAATTCAAAAGCCCGCAATTTCGCAAAATATACTCCGACGGATATTCAGACCAGCCTGACCGACAAAGCTACGTTTGCCCGCCAGCACCTGACGGCGAACGTTTACCAGTATGCGCTGGCGCGGGTGCTGGTCGAAAACTGTGATAGAGTCCCCCCGTCGTCTGTTCGGACTGTATTCGATATGCTCAGTAAAACCCCAAACGCTGCGGGTTATATTGCTGCGGTGAAAGCTCGTTGCGGTGAGGTGATGGCCCGTAAGGACGAGCCGGTCGCGGCAGCATCCAAGAAGAAAGCGATCGATCCCAATGCGTTCTCTTTTACGAATGAGAAAGGGGAATTAGTTGCACTCGATGCGTTTAAAGGGAAAGTCGTTTACCTTGACGTGTGGGCGAGCTGGTGTGGTCCCTGCCGGGCCGAATTTCCGTTTTCCAAGCAACTTCAGGAACGCCTGACCAAGAAGCAAAAAGAGCAGACCGTGTTTCTTTACCTATCTATCGACGACACCGAAGACGTGTGGAAAAAGGCCTTGAATAGCCTCCAGTTGTCTGGCGAACAGGGTTTGTCAAAAGGCGGCTGGAAGTCGCGCACCGTGCAGTATTTTGGTATTCAGAGTATCCCGCGCTACATCCTGATCAACAAAAATGGGCAGATCATTGATGCCAATGCTAAACGCCCCAGCCAGACTGATGCCATCCTGGAGGACATTCTTAAATTGATTGCCGAATAG
- a CDS encoding VF530 family protein yields MNAQPNNPLHGKTLERILTELVAHYGWATLGQKIRINCFMNNPSIKSSLTFLRKTDWARKQVEELYLQLYS; encoded by the coding sequence ATGAATGCACAGCCCAATAATCCGCTGCACGGCAAAACACTTGAAAGAATACTAACCGAGTTGGTGGCTCATTATGGATGGGCGACCTTGGGGCAGAAGATCAGGATCAACTGTTTTATGAATAACCCCAGCATCAAATCGAGCCTGACGTTCCTGCGCAAAACAGACTGGGCACGAAAACAAGTGGAGGAACTCTATTTGCAGTTATACTCATAG
- a CDS encoding MGH1-like glycoside hydrolase domain-containing protein, with protein MPTAERERIYERADNKGWKKWGPYLSDRAWGTVREDYSPYGDAWNFVSHDMARSRAYRWGEEGIGGISDNKGHICFALAFWNHKDNILKERLFGLNGPEGNHGEDVKELYYYLDSTPTHSYMKMLYKYPQQEFPYNRLVIESTRRGRQEPEFELTDTGIFDQDEYFDIFIEYAKDTQNDWLVKITAYNRSAGEAPLTLLPTIWFRNTWSWGYEQYNARPMLHGIANNQIEVNHKQLGKYKLYCEEADALLFCDNDTNSERLYGRPNVSKYTKDGINNYVVSGGKKSFINPNQIGTKASAQYTRNVPAGESISIRLRFSDQTTLTQPFADFNDIWNKRVDEANAFYADLQKNVTDPELLAIQRQAYAGMLWSKQFYYYNVNEWLKGDPKMPVPFQGRVYARNENWRHMYTANILSMPDKWEYPWFAAWDLAFHTLTLARLDPHFAKRQLAVILREYYMHPNGQIPAYEWNFSDVNPPVHAWATWKVYEIDKEHNGVGDVNFLERVFHKLLLNFTWWVNRKDVSGNNIFGGGFLGLDNIGVFDRSQPLPMGGRIEQADGTGWMAMYTLNMLRIACEISLTRPSYQDMASKFFEHFLHIASAMNNLGKQNISLWDEVDQFYYDVLHMPDHNARLLKIRSMVGLIPLFAVEILDESLLSQLPDFKRRVEWVLTNRPDLASLVSRWHEPGKGETHLLSLLRGHRMKMILKRMFDETEFLSDYGIRALSKYHEKMPYQFELNSEIFQVRYVAAESEMSMFGGNSNWRGPIWFPVNFLLIDSLLKFYQYYGDDFEIEYPTNSGHVMSVKQATLLVIERLLNIFRRDESGRVAAFGADKKMQDDPNFQGLYLFYEYFNGDNGMGLGANHQTGWTGLVADLIEYLYKYQTQPHELAVVADK; from the coding sequence ATGCCTACTGCTGAACGCGAACGTATCTACGAACGAGCCGATAATAAAGGCTGGAAGAAATGGGGGCCTTATCTTTCCGATCGTGCCTGGGGAACTGTCCGGGAAGATTATAGCCCGTACGGGGATGCCTGGAACTTCGTCAGCCATGACATGGCCCGCTCCCGCGCTTACCGTTGGGGCGAAGAGGGCATTGGTGGCATTTCCGACAACAAAGGGCATATTTGCTTTGCGCTGGCATTCTGGAACCACAAAGATAATATCCTTAAAGAGCGGCTTTTTGGTTTGAACGGCCCCGAAGGCAATCATGGCGAAGACGTGAAGGAACTGTACTATTATTTAGATAGCACACCCACGCACTCGTACATGAAAATGCTGTATAAGTATCCACAGCAGGAGTTCCCCTACAATCGTCTGGTCATTGAATCGACACGAAGAGGGCGGCAGGAACCTGAGTTTGAACTTACAGATACCGGCATTTTTGATCAGGATGAATATTTTGACATATTCATCGAATATGCAAAAGATACGCAGAACGACTGGCTGGTGAAAATTACGGCATACAACCGTTCAGCCGGAGAGGCTCCACTCACGCTGCTGCCGACCATCTGGTTTCGCAATACCTGGTCGTGGGGCTATGAGCAATACAATGCGCGACCTATGTTGCATGGCATTGCCAATAATCAGATTGAAGTGAATCACAAGCAGTTGGGTAAATATAAACTCTACTGCGAAGAGGCCGACGCCTTACTATTCTGCGACAACGATACCAATTCCGAGCGGTTGTATGGGCGACCAAATGTGTCGAAATACACCAAAGATGGCATTAACAACTATGTTGTATCGGGTGGCAAAAAATCATTTATTAATCCCAACCAGATTGGTACTAAAGCCTCGGCCCAATACACCCGCAACGTACCCGCTGGCGAGAGCATAAGTATCCGGTTGCGGTTCAGCGATCAGACAACACTTACGCAGCCATTCGCTGACTTCAACGACATCTGGAACAAACGGGTCGATGAAGCGAATGCCTTTTACGCCGACTTACAAAAGAACGTCACCGACCCCGAATTGCTGGCTATTCAGCGGCAAGCCTACGCGGGCATGCTCTGGAGCAAGCAGTTCTACTATTACAACGTAAATGAGTGGCTGAAGGGTGACCCAAAAATGCCCGTTCCGTTTCAGGGGCGCGTCTACGCGCGAAATGAAAATTGGCGGCATATGTACACAGCCAATATCCTGTCCATGCCCGACAAATGGGAGTATCCCTGGTTTGCGGCCTGGGATCTGGCCTTCCATACCCTGACGCTGGCCCGCCTTGACCCTCACTTTGCCAAGCGGCAACTGGCCGTTATTCTGCGCGAGTATTACATGCATCCGAATGGCCAGATTCCGGCTTATGAGTGGAATTTCAGCGATGTCAACCCACCGGTTCACGCCTGGGCGACCTGGAAGGTCTATGAGATTGATAAAGAACATAACGGTGTCGGCGACGTAAACTTCCTGGAGCGGGTATTTCATAAGCTGCTGCTAAACTTTACCTGGTGGGTCAACCGGAAAGACGTATCGGGCAACAATATTTTTGGCGGTGGCTTCCTGGGTTTGGATAACATTGGGGTATTTGACCGGAGCCAGCCCCTGCCTATGGGCGGACGCATAGAACAGGCCGATGGGACTGGATGGATGGCCATGTATACCCTGAACATGCTGCGGATTGCGTGTGAAATTTCCCTTACCCGCCCCTCCTACCAGGACATGGCCAGTAAGTTTTTCGAGCACTTCCTGCACATTGCCTCAGCCATGAACAATCTGGGCAAACAGAATATCAGCTTATGGGACGAAGTTGATCAGTTCTATTATGACGTGCTCCACATGCCTGATCATAATGCCCGCCTGCTGAAAATCCGGTCGATGGTGGGTTTAATTCCCTTGTTCGCGGTCGAAATTCTGGATGAATCATTGCTGTCGCAACTACCTGATTTCAAACGCCGGGTTGAATGGGTGCTCACGAACCGCCCCGATCTGGCCTCGCTGGTGTCGCGCTGGCACGAACCGGGTAAGGGCGAAACGCACCTGCTAAGCCTGCTACGGGGACACCGGATGAAGATGATCCTGAAACGGATGTTCGATGAAACCGAATTTCTGTCCGATTACGGTATTCGGGCGTTGTCGAAATACCACGAAAAAATGCCGTACCAGTTTGAGCTGAACAGCGAAATTTTTCAGGTGCGTTATGTAGCGGCCGAGTCGGAAATGAGCATGTTTGGTGGAAATTCAAACTGGCGCGGCCCGATCTGGTTCCCGGTCAATTTCCTGCTTATCGACTCCCTGCTGAAGTTTTATCAGTATTACGGGGATGATTTCGAAATCGAGTACCCCACGAATTCGGGACACGTAATGAGTGTGAAGCAGGCGACACTGCTGGTCATCGAGCGGCTGCTCAACATCTTCCGACGTGACGAATCAGGTCGGGTAGCGGCCTTCGGTGCCGATAAAAAGATGCAGGACGACCCGAACTTTCAGGGCCTGTATCTCTTCTATGAGTACTTCAACGGCGACAATGGTATGGGATTAGGCGCTAACCACCAAACCGGCTGGACAGGGCTGGTGGCTGACCTGATCGAGTACCTCTACAAATACCAGACTCAACCGCATGAGCTGGCCGTGGTGGCCGATAAATAA
- a CDS encoding aldo/keto reductase — protein MNTLQKTNLGSQGLVVPAIGLGCMGMTQIAGNDVYGKADETESIATIHRSLELGGNFLDTADLYGPLQNERLIAKAIRGNRDKYIIATKFGFEIDDNEQLTWQYNGKPDYVKKAVDRSLRNLGTDYIDLYYLHRLDPNTPIEDTVGAMADLVKEGKVGYIGLSEVSSATIRKAHQVHPLSAIQTEYSLFERSVEEAGILDTLQELGIGFVAYSPLGRGFISGENRIKSPDDFPANDFRRGIPRFQGEFFYKNIELVNELTRLATEKRVTTSQLAIAWVIAKGHLPIPGTKRVKYVEQNIAAANISLTSEELDQLEAIVPLGTSTGERYDASGMQSIDQ, from the coding sequence ATGAACACGCTTCAAAAAACGAATTTAGGCTCTCAGGGACTCGTGGTGCCCGCCATTGGGTTAGGGTGTATGGGTATGACGCAGATCGCCGGTAACGATGTGTACGGCAAAGCCGATGAAACGGAATCCATCGCCACCATTCACCGATCGCTGGAATTAGGCGGCAACTTCCTCGATACAGCCGATTTATATGGCCCACTGCAAAACGAACGGTTAATCGCTAAAGCCATCAGAGGAAACCGGGACAAGTACATTATTGCCACAAAGTTTGGTTTCGAGATTGACGATAACGAACAACTCACCTGGCAGTACAATGGCAAACCCGACTATGTAAAAAAAGCTGTTGACCGCTCGCTCAGAAACCTGGGCACCGACTACATCGACCTGTATTACCTGCACCGTCTGGACCCAAACACGCCCATTGAAGACACCGTTGGGGCTATGGCCGACCTGGTGAAAGAGGGAAAAGTAGGCTACATAGGGCTTTCCGAAGTTTCTTCGGCCACCATACGGAAAGCACACCAGGTTCATCCGTTATCGGCTATTCAAACCGAGTACTCGCTGTTTGAACGAAGTGTTGAAGAGGCCGGGATTCTGGATACACTTCAGGAACTGGGTATCGGTTTTGTTGCTTATTCACCGCTAGGACGAGGCTTTATTTCGGGCGAAAATAGGATTAAAAGTCCGGACGATTTCCCGGCGAATGATTTCAGACGGGGCATTCCCCGCTTTCAGGGCGAATTCTTTTACAAGAATATTGAGTTAGTCAACGAATTGACCCGGTTAGCTACCGAAAAACGGGTGACTACTTCTCAGTTAGCCATCGCCTGGGTGATTGCCAAAGGCCATCTGCCAATTCCCGGCACAAAACGGGTCAAGTACGTAGAACAAAACATCGCAGCAGCCAATATCAGCTTAACATCCGAAGAGCTGGACCAACTGGAAGCCATTGTTCCCCTGGGAACATCGACGGGCGAACGATATGACGCATCAGGTATGCAATCAATTGACCAATAA
- a CDS encoding helix-turn-helix domain-containing protein: MRKEPIQPYVINSVSDLHRLLALPKPEHPLLSVIDMSDIKCHFDETIKSVIYNFYSVCIKKNFTGKLKYGQNYYDFDEGVMTFFSPGQVISTVTPEDMAMNGWWLVVHPDFIQSYALAKNIKEYGYFSYAVNEALHLSDKEEAMMTMLIEQIEQEYRSTIDHYSQDVIVSQIELLLNYANRFYNRQFITRKNASHDLLTRLEGILSDYFDHEQVQELGLPTVQYLADKLNVSPTYLSDLLRKLTGQSAQQHIHNKLIDKAKQILTTTSLSVSEIAYQLGFEYPQSFNKLFKSKTNVSPLEFRQSFN, encoded by the coding sequence ATGAGAAAAGAACCGATTCAACCCTACGTTATTAATTCAGTTTCCGATTTGCATCGCCTACTGGCCTTACCAAAACCGGAGCATCCGCTGCTGAGCGTCATTGATATGAGTGATATAAAATGCCATTTCGATGAAACTATCAAGAGCGTTATCTACAACTTCTATTCGGTCTGTATCAAAAAGAACTTCACCGGGAAGTTAAAGTACGGGCAGAATTATTATGATTTCGATGAAGGCGTCATGACTTTTTTTTCACCCGGACAGGTCATCTCAACGGTTACGCCCGAGGATATGGCTATGAACGGGTGGTGGCTGGTTGTCCATCCCGATTTTATCCAGTCGTATGCGTTAGCTAAAAATATTAAAGAGTACGGTTATTTCAGCTACGCCGTCAATGAAGCGTTGCACCTTTCGGACAAAGAAGAGGCTATGATGACGATGCTCATTGAACAGATCGAACAGGAATACCGCTCCACAATCGATCACTACAGCCAGGATGTGATTGTGTCGCAAATTGAGCTGTTACTCAATTATGCTAACCGCTTTTATAACCGGCAGTTCATTACCAGAAAAAACGCCAGCCATGATTTGCTGACCAGGCTGGAAGGCATCTTATCCGACTATTTTGACCACGAGCAGGTGCAGGAACTGGGCCTTCCGACGGTTCAGTACCTGGCGGATAAACTGAATGTGTCGCCCACTTATTTGAGTGATCTATTAAGAAAGCTAACGGGACAAAGCGCGCAGCAGCATATTCATAACAAGTTGATTGACAAAGCAAAACAGATCTTGACGACTACTTCGCTGTCGGTCAGTGAAATTGCCTACCAACTCGGTTTTGAATACCCGCAATCCTTCAATAAGCTATTCAAGAGCAAGACCAACGTATCTCCACTCGAATTCAGGCAATCATTTAATTAA
- a CDS encoding M3 family metallopeptidase has product MLNHQRIKQTSVLLAVAATAALAQPSPQQPKMTQNPFLSSYTTPHQTAPFDKIKNADYLPALKDGLAQGRKDVDAIVANTATPTFENTIVALERSGDLLGKVTSVLFNLNSAETTPELQKIVKEASPLLSEYGNDITLNEKLFARVKAVYDQRASLKLDPESAMLLEKSYKRFARNGANLNEKGKERLRAIDKELSQLSLQFGENVLNETNEYTMVVTDEKDLAGLPDFARDAAKATAKQKGKEGWVFTLQAPSYGPFMQYADNRELRKKLFMAYNGRGFHGDKNDNSAIINKIVNLRYERANLLGYKTHADFVLEESMAGSRDKVQSFLNELVTYARPAAERQLAELTTYAKAHGFTDDKLQTWDNSYYAEKLKKEKYDLDDETLKPYFKLENVLNGVFTVANKLYGVTFKERTDIPVYNSEVKTFDVFDKDGKFLAVFYGDYFPRAGKRSGAWMNDIQGQKVENGENIRPHIINVCNFTRPTDTKPSLLTFYEVTTLFHEFGHGLHGMLANGKYESLSGTSVPRDFVELPSQVMENWCYDPEALKLFAKHYQTGEVIPNELIEKIRASQNFMAGMANLRQLRLGLVDMYYHGQKPTGETISQVESRVDSVANLFPHVDGIAVSPAFSHIFAGGYSAGYYSYKWSEVLDADAFEFFKEKGGLDNKAAADSFRKNVLEKGGSEKPMELYKKFRGREPSPKAMLRRSGLIL; this is encoded by the coding sequence ATGTTAAACCATCAACGAATCAAGCAAACCAGCGTGTTGCTGGCTGTAGCCGCCACAGCGGCTTTGGCCCAGCCCTCGCCCCAACAACCCAAAATGACCCAAAATCCATTTCTTTCGTCGTACACAACACCGCACCAAACGGCGCCGTTCGACAAAATCAAAAATGCGGATTACCTGCCTGCCCTGAAAGACGGCCTGGCGCAGGGACGTAAAGATGTTGATGCCATTGTTGCCAATACCGCCACGCCAACGTTCGAAAACACCATCGTTGCGCTCGAACGCTCGGGTGATCTGCTGGGTAAAGTAACCTCCGTACTTTTCAATTTAAACAGTGCCGAAACAACGCCCGAACTTCAGAAAATTGTGAAAGAAGCATCGCCGTTGTTAAGTGAATACGGCAATGATATTACGCTGAATGAGAAGTTATTTGCCCGAGTGAAAGCGGTATATGACCAGCGTGCCAGCCTGAAGTTAGACCCCGAAAGTGCGATGCTGCTCGAAAAGTCGTACAAACGGTTTGCCCGGAATGGCGCTAACCTGAACGAAAAAGGAAAAGAACGGCTGCGGGCTATCGACAAGGAGCTGTCGCAACTATCGCTGCAATTTGGCGAAAATGTCCTGAATGAAACCAACGAGTACACGATGGTCGTGACGGATGAAAAGGACCTTGCTGGTTTACCTGATTTTGCCCGTGATGCTGCTAAAGCGACGGCTAAGCAGAAAGGTAAAGAAGGCTGGGTATTCACGTTGCAGGCACCAAGTTATGGGCCGTTTATGCAGTATGCCGATAACCGGGAACTGCGCAAAAAGCTGTTCATGGCCTACAACGGTCGCGGTTTCCACGGCGACAAAAACGATAACTCAGCCATTATCAACAAGATTGTCAACCTGCGCTATGAGCGGGCTAATCTGCTGGGCTATAAAACCCACGCCGATTTTGTGCTGGAAGAAAGCATGGCTGGCTCCAGAGATAAGGTGCAGAGTTTCCTCAATGAACTGGTGACCTATGCCCGCCCTGCCGCCGAACGCCAACTGGCCGAGCTGACGACTTATGCGAAAGCCCACGGGTTTACGGATGACAAACTTCAGACCTGGGATAACAGCTACTATGCCGAGAAGCTCAAGAAGGAGAAGTACGATCTTGATGACGAAACCCTGAAGCCGTATTTCAAACTCGAAAACGTGCTGAACGGTGTCTTTACTGTAGCCAACAAACTGTACGGCGTAACCTTTAAGGAACGCACGGATATTCCGGTGTATAATTCAGAGGTGAAAACCTTTGATGTGTTCGATAAAGATGGCAAGTTTCTGGCTGTTTTTTATGGCGATTATTTCCCACGGGCCGGTAAGCGGAGTGGTGCCTGGATGAATGACATTCAGGGTCAGAAAGTTGAGAATGGCGAGAATATTCGACCGCACATCATCAACGTCTGTAACTTCACCCGCCCTACGGATACCAAGCCTTCGTTATTGACTTTCTACGAAGTCACGACGCTTTTCCACGAATTCGGGCATGGGCTGCATGGCATGCTGGCCAACGGAAAGTACGAGAGTCTGAGCGGTACGAGTGTGCCCCGCGATTTCGTGGAGTTGCCTTCGCAGGTGATGGAAAACTGGTGCTATGACCCCGAAGCGCTGAAACTCTTCGCCAAGCATTACCAAACGGGTGAAGTGATTCCAAATGAACTGATCGAAAAAATTCGCGCCAGTCAGAATTTCATGGCGGGTATGGCCAATCTGCGTCAGTTACGCCTGGGTTTGGTCGATATGTATTATCACGGCCAGAAACCGACCGGTGAGACCATTTCTCAAGTTGAGAGCCGGGTCGATTCCGTCGCTAATCTGTTCCCGCATGTCGATGGAATCGCCGTTAGCCCGGCTTTCTCGCACATTTTTGCGGGTGGTTATTCGGCGGGGTATTATAGCTATAAATGGAGCGAAGTGCTTGATGCTGATGCCTTTGAGTTTTTCAAAGAAAAAGGCGGTCTGGACAATAAAGCGGCTGCCGACAGCTTCCGTAAAAACGTCTTGGAAAAAGGCGGTAGCGAAAAGCCGATGGAGCTCTATAAGAAATTCCGTGGGCGCGAGCCATCACCCAAAGCGATGCTACGCCGGAGCGGATTAATTCTGTAG
- a CDS encoding bestrophin family protein, with amino-acid sequence MVIYNAKDWLGALRHFQTSYVIQVLLRRVAFVAAYGSLITLIDQNWIDIEVPIDGTFFSLLGILLSLLLVFRTNTAYDRFWEGRRQWGMLVNYSRNMAVLLDSLLPDDDRANRLFFARTLANFALILKGHLRTGISVDELEETEAGDRETLLQAKHVPSRTAALLMRRLQALKREHVISEGDMITMRSYHQALLDITGSCERIKNTPIPFSYSFFIKLFITLYLLLMPLVLVETYQYFTIVAITFAGYALLGVEMIGDEIEEPFGIDCNDLPLNQIAQTIRRNMHETLTGEVLAVPPAQVEYQKVN; translated from the coding sequence GTGGTTATCTACAACGCCAAAGATTGGCTGGGTGCCCTACGCCATTTTCAAACCAGCTATGTGATCCAGGTGCTCCTTCGCCGTGTGGCTTTCGTGGCCGCCTATGGTTCATTGATTACGCTGATTGACCAGAATTGGATTGATATTGAGGTACCAATAGACGGGACCTTTTTTTCGCTGCTGGGTATTCTCCTGAGTTTGCTGCTTGTGTTCAGAACCAACACGGCTTACGACCGATTTTGGGAAGGGCGCCGACAATGGGGCATGCTGGTCAACTACAGCCGCAACATGGCGGTGCTGCTGGATTCGCTTCTACCGGACGACGATCGTGCCAACCGACTTTTCTTCGCCCGTACGCTGGCTAATTTCGCCCTGATTCTGAAAGGGCACTTACGAACCGGTATCTCGGTTGATGAACTGGAAGAAACGGAAGCAGGTGATCGGGAAACCCTACTACAAGCCAAACATGTGCCGAGCCGGACGGCTGCCCTGTTGATGCGCCGTCTACAGGCGCTGAAACGCGAACACGTTATCAGCGAGGGCGATATGATCACCATGCGGTCGTATCACCAGGCGCTGCTTGATATTACGGGTTCCTGCGAACGGATCAAAAACACCCCGATTCCCTTCTCTTACAGCTTTTTCATCAAACTATTCATCACCCTTTACTTGCTGCTCATGCCACTTGTTCTGGTTGAAACCTATCAGTATTTCACCATTGTAGCGATTACATTTGCGGGTTATGCGCTGCTGGGTGTGGAAATGATTGGCGACGAGATAGAAGAACCGTTTGGGATCGATTGCAATGACCTACCCCTTAATCAAATCGCCCAGACCATCCGCCGGAACATGCACGAAACCCTGACTGGTGAGGTGTTAGCGGTGCCGCCAGCACAGGTTGAGTATCAGAAAGTGAACTGA
- a CDS encoding dicarboxylate/amino acid:cation symporter has product MKLLNNLTVRVLIAITLGILTGYFFPETAAKLKPLGDIFINLIKMVIAPIIFLTIVLGISNMGDLKKVGRVGGKALLYFEIVTTGALAIGLVLANLIRPGDGVETAAVKGGDISKYTEQGAGMDWTEFFIHIVPSNAIKAFAEGEILQVLVFSVLFGVGLTRMGETGKPLILTFERLSKVFFNILSVVMVLAPIGAFGGMAFTIGKYGLSTLLPLAKLMGTVYASMFLFVFVILNLILRYYKVSLWTVLKFIKEELLIVLGTSSSESALPQIMDKLETMGCSRSVVGLVVPAGYSFNLDGTTIYLVMATVFLAQVFGVNLSLGQELTIIGILMVTSKGAAGVTGSGFIVLASTLTAIKVIPVEGLALLLGVDRFMSEARSITNIIGNTVATIFIANNEGEFDRAKYEQIVKQEDQAPLAEYKY; this is encoded by the coding sequence ATGAAACTTCTCAATAACCTCACCGTACGCGTTCTGATAGCCATAACGCTGGGTATTTTGACTGGCTATTTCTTTCCCGAAACAGCCGCTAAACTCAAACCACTGGGCGATATCTTCATCAATTTGATCAAGATGGTTATCGCACCCATTATTTTCCTAACCATTGTGTTGGGAATCAGTAACATGGGCGATCTCAAGAAGGTTGGCCGGGTAGGGGGAAAGGCGTTGCTTTATTTCGAAATCGTGACAACGGGCGCACTGGCCATTGGACTGGTACTGGCGAATCTGATTCGTCCCGGCGATGGGGTAGAAACGGCGGCCGTTAAAGGAGGAGACATCAGCAAATACACCGAACAGGGGGCGGGTATGGACTGGACTGAGTTCTTCATTCACATTGTGCCCAGTAACGCCATTAAGGCATTTGCCGAGGGTGAAATTCTGCAGGTGCTTGTTTTTTCGGTCCTTTTTGGTGTTGGCCTTACCCGTATGGGAGAAACGGGCAAACCGCTTATTCTTACTTTCGAGCGGTTGTCCAAGGTATTTTTTAATATTCTGAGTGTGGTGATGGTGCTGGCTCCCATTGGCGCTTTTGGCGGCATGGCCTTTACTATTGGCAAGTATGGCTTAAGCACATTGTTGCCGCTGGCCAAACTTATGGGAACGGTGTATGCGTCCATGTTCCTGTTTGTATTCGTTATACTGAATCTGATTCTTCGGTATTACAAAGTCAGTTTATGGACTGTACTGAAGTTCATTAAAGAAGAGTTGCTGATCGTGCTGGGTACTTCGTCGTCGGAGTCGGCCCTGCCCCAGATTATGGACAAGCTGGAAACGATGGGTTGCTCCCGGTCGGTGGTAGGGTTAGTGGTTCCGGCTGGCTATTCGTTTAACCTCGACGGCACAACCATTTACCTGGTGATGGCAACGGTATTTCTGGCACAGGTTTTTGGGGTTAACCTGAGCCTTGGGCAGGAACTGACCATCATCGGCATCCTGATGGTTACATCGAAAGGGGCCGCGGGCGTAACGGGTAGTGGTTTTATCGTGCTGGCCAGTACGCTGACTGCCATCAAAGTAATTCCAGTGGAGGGGCTGGCCTTACTGCTGGGTGTCGACCGATTTATGTCCGAAGCCCGTTCCATTACAAACATTATTGGCAATACGGTCGCCACCATCTTCATCGCCAACAACGAAGGTGAATTTGACCGGGCGAAATACGAACAAATTGTCAAACAGGAAGACCAGGCCCCATTAGCGGAATATAAGTATTGA